The Sulfurimonas lithotrophica genome includes a region encoding these proteins:
- the cmoA gene encoding carboxy-S-adenosyl-L-methionine synthase CmoA, with protein MNDKVFAKPIKKQFEFDEEVAAVFDDMLSRSVPFYEESQEMTRFFVLKALQNGGIMYDLGCSTASLLISIAKQNPDVTLIGLDNSEAMLEQAGKKAHAFNVDINLLNADILEYDYEKANVFVSNYTLQFIRPLVREELVKKIADALKKEGVFIFSEKVISHHAKLNKDLIEHYYDFKKKQGYSEFEIAQKREALENVLVPYSEEENIKMAKNAGFSHCEVVFRWANFATFIAIK; from the coding sequence ATGAATGATAAAGTATTTGCAAAACCGATAAAAAAACAGTTTGAATTTGATGAAGAAGTAGCAGCCGTATTTGACGATATGTTAAGCCGTAGTGTACCGTTTTACGAAGAGTCTCAAGAGATGACGAGATTTTTTGTACTAAAAGCACTACAAAACGGCGGAATAATGTACGACCTTGGTTGCTCGACTGCATCTTTGCTTATATCTATTGCCAAACAAAACCCAGATGTTACACTTATAGGACTTGACAACTCAGAAGCGATGCTGGAACAAGCCGGTAAAAAAGCACATGCATTTAATGTAGATATTAATCTTTTAAATGCGGATATTTTAGAATACGATTATGAAAAGGCAAATGTTTTTGTCAGTAACTATACTCTGCAATTTATAAGACCTTTGGTACGTGAAGAACTTGTAAAAAAGATAGCTGATGCACTTAAAAAAGAGGGTGTATTTATATTTAGCGAAAAAGTGATTTCACATCATGCAAAACTTAATAAAGATCTTATAGAACATTATTATGATTTTAAAAAGAAACAAGGTTATAGCGAATTTGAGATAGCCCAAAAACGTGAAGCGTTAGAGAACGTACTTGTACCGTACTCTGAAGAAGAAAATATAAAGATGGCAAAAAATGCGGGCTTTTCACACTGTGAGGTAGTGTTTCGCTGGGCAAATTTTGCAACTTTTATAGCTATAAAATAG
- a CDS encoding flagellar assembly protein A, with product MKELTVKTKNISLSLKKYAQSNDASTDIIDFSILKTKTLIRTTKERDFVEFNESIKERYNSEKKMIDYHVEFKQVYTIKLFEKAQEQYSLKYEIEFDEFIVNPKIIIKTDSNIPYKRKTPKDTYLWLLKEINKIKAKNNILIHIFDESYLAKLKLFTKHLHAGKFKKSIKLPLIETISPDITRKGQLLLHYENKKNHHQITEVNAGDLLIEFAKPKFGKNGLDAFGNVITSETQKNSKDFTYDIDDETIEVKEDKDKKQYIAKVKGFVNFSKNLMFIDHIIKKRKLKRVEDTLSEHEDNDIKVIVSEKDSTQDSIGEGVTLSSETIHVEGFVGSNSVLNATNLIIDGATHQSSRQSAKFAKINRHKGTIRAHQADIKLLEGGTVYATTVNIDSCLNGTIYAKDVNITNVKSNLKVYASHSINITLVSGENNLFNIDYKKIPILSKKIEFIDHDIEDLKYHLEEAKRHDKSKVEGIKLKLKELQEIKNDILNSVKDAHVKIERPLRGLNTIIFSTGENKELIYKTSSKKYGEFHLEISEEKITLKPVNISINL from the coding sequence GTGAAAGAGCTAACAGTCAAAACAAAAAACATTTCCCTCTCTTTAAAAAAGTATGCTCAAAGCAATGATGCAAGTACGGATATAATAGACTTTAGCATATTAAAAACCAAGACACTTATAAGGACAACTAAAGAGAGAGATTTTGTAGAGTTTAACGAGTCTATTAAAGAGAGGTATAACTCTGAGAAGAAAATGATTGATTATCATGTCGAATTTAAACAGGTTTATACAATTAAACTTTTTGAAAAAGCCCAAGAACAATACAGCTTAAAATATGAGATAGAGTTTGACGAATTTATTGTTAATCCCAAAATTATTATTAAAACCGACTCTAATATCCCTTATAAAAGAAAAACACCAAAGGATACTTACCTTTGGCTTCTAAAAGAGATTAATAAAATAAAAGCCAAAAACAATATTTTGATTCATATTTTTGATGAGAGTTATCTGGCTAAACTAAAACTTTTTACAAAACATCTTCATGCCGGAAAGTTTAAGAAATCAATTAAATTACCTTTGATTGAAACTATCTCGCCTGATATTACACGAAAAGGTCAACTACTCCTTCACTACGAAAATAAAAAAAATCATCATCAGATTACAGAAGTAAATGCCGGTGACTTATTGATAGAATTTGCAAAACCAAAATTTGGAAAAAACGGACTGGATGCATTTGGAAACGTAATCACGAGTGAAACTCAAAAAAACTCTAAAGATTTTACTTATGATATAGATGATGAGACAATAGAAGTCAAAGAAGACAAAGATAAAAAGCAATATATAGCTAAAGTTAAAGGTTTTGTAAATTTTTCAAAAAACCTTATGTTTATAGACCATATTATTAAAAAGAGAAAATTAAAAAGAGTAGAAGATACTCTTTCCGAGCATGAAGATAACGACATAAAGGTAATAGTTTCCGAAAAGGATTCTACACAGGACAGTATAGGAGAAGGTGTAACATTAAGCAGTGAAACTATACACGTGGAAGGCTTTGTAGGTTCAAACTCCGTTTTAAATGCTACAAACCTAATAATAGACGGTGCTACGCATCAGAGTTCACGTCAAAGTGCAAAATTTGCAAAAATAAACAGGCATAAAGGGACTATTAGAGCACATCAAGCGGATATCAAACTTCTTGAAGGGGGTACTGTATATGCGACAACCGTAAATATAGATTCTTGTTTAAACGGAACTATCTACGCAAAAGATGTAAATATAACGAATGTAAAAAGCAATCTAAAAGTATATGCTTCACATTCAATCAACATCACTTTAGTTAGCGGAGAAAATAATCTATTTAATATAGATTATAAAAAAATACCTATTCTTTCAAAAAAAATAGAGTTTATAGACCATGATATAGAAGATCTAAAGTATCACCTAGAAGAAGCAAAAAGACATGATAAATCAAAAGTTGAAGGTATAAAGTTAAAACTCAAAGAACTGCAGGAAATAAAAAATGATATACTCAACTCTGTCAAAGATGCACACGTAAAAATCGAAAGACCTCTTCGCGGCTTAAATACAATAATATTCTCAACTGGCGAAAACAAGGAACTCATATATAAAACAAGTTCTAAAAAGTATGGAGAATTTCATCTTGAAATTAGCGAAGAAAAGATAACCCTCAAACCTGTAAATATCTCAATAAATCTATAA
- the fbaA gene encoding class II fructose-bisphosphate aldolase codes for MSKGILDIVKPGVLFGEDVLKVYQHAKDNGFAIPAVNVVSTDSINGVLEAAAKVNSPVIIQFSNGGASYYAGKGLSNENELAAINGAVSGAIHTHMMAEAYGVPVILHTDHAAKKLLPWIDALLQAGEQYFAANAKPLFSSHMLDLSEESLEENIAISKEYLARMSKIGMHIEIELGVTGGEEDGVDNTNIDNALLYTQPEEVAYAYEELSKVSPNFTIAASFGNVHGVYKPGNVTLTPKILDNSQKYIAEKYNTADAKPVFFVFHGGSGSEKSEIEEAISYGVIKMNIDTDTQWATWEGVKAYAEKYNDYLQGQIGNPEGEDKPNKKYYDPRKWLRAGQETLVKRVEEAFKDLNAIGRN; via the coding sequence ATGAGTAAAGGAATTTTAGATATAGTAAAACCGGGTGTACTTTTTGGTGAAGATGTACTTAAAGTGTATCAACATGCTAAAGATAACGGCTTTGCTATTCCGGCTGTAAATGTTGTTTCAACTGATTCTATAAACGGTGTGCTTGAGGCTGCTGCAAAAGTAAACTCTCCTGTTATTATTCAGTTTAGTAACGGTGGAGCTTCATATTATGCTGGAAAAGGTCTAAGTAACGAGAATGAATTAGCTGCAATCAACGGAGCCGTAAGTGGAGCTATACATACGCATATGATGGCTGAAGCTTACGGTGTGCCTGTAATTTTACACACAGACCATGCTGCTAAAAAACTATTGCCTTGGATAGATGCTCTTTTACAAGCAGGTGAACAGTATTTTGCGGCTAATGCTAAACCGCTTTTCTCATCTCATATGTTAGATCTATCAGAAGAGTCTTTAGAAGAAAACATTGCTATCTCAAAAGAATACTTAGCGAGAATGTCTAAAATAGGTATGCACATAGAGATAGAACTAGGTGTAACAGGCGGGGAAGAAGACGGAGTCGATAATACAAATATAGATAATGCTCTTTTATATACTCAACCCGAAGAGGTAGCGTATGCTTATGAAGAGTTAAGTAAAGTATCACCTAACTTTACCATAGCAGCTTCATTTGGTAATGTTCACGGTGTTTATAAACCGGGAAATGTAACTCTTACACCTAAAATCTTAGATAACTCTCAAAAATACATAGCTGAAAAATACAACACCGCAGATGCTAAACCTGTATTTTTCGTATTTCACGGCGGAAGCGGTAGTGAAAAATCTGAAATAGAAGAAGCTATATCTTACGGTGTTATCAAAATGAACATAGACACAGATACACAATGGGCTACTTGGGAAGGCGTAAAAGCATACGCTGAAAAGTATAACGACTATCTTCAAGGTCAAATCGGTAATCCGGAGGGTGAGGATAAACCAAATAAAAAATACTATGACCCTAGAAAATGGTTAAGAGCCGGACAAGAAACACTAGTAAAGCGTGTAGAAGAGGCATTTAAAGACTTAAATGCAATAGGTAGAAATTAA
- a CDS encoding Spy/CpxP family protein refolding chaperone, with the protein MNKKIILGLTVSTLLASSLLAYPQGGMQQKNQQTCMKSKMMKHKKGRGGHMFISTVMKLDLSTEQRTKIRDIVKKSMLEAPNPHNAFSDTSFNKDKFIKLAKERRDSKIERKADMIEKVYALLDASQKKDLKTMLDMKDIMKKNKGGNCNFKNCQNK; encoded by the coding sequence ATGAACAAAAAAATAATATTAGGTTTAACTGTATCAACACTACTTGCTTCATCACTATTAGCATATCCTCAAGGAGGGATGCAGCAAAAAAATCAACAGACGTGTATGAAGTCTAAGATGATGAAACATAAAAAAGGCAGAGGCGGGCATATGTTCATATCAACCGTAATGAAACTTGATTTAAGTACTGAACAAAGAACTAAGATTAGAGATATTGTTAAAAAAAGTATGCTTGAAGCTCCAAATCCTCATAATGCTTTTAGCGATACTTCTTTTAATAAAGATAAATTTATTAAGTTGGCAAAAGAGAGAAGAGACTCTAAAATTGAGCGTAAAGCAGATATGATAGAAAAAGTATATGCACTATTAGATGCTTCGCAAAAGAAAGATTTAAAAACGATGCTTGATATGAAAGATATTATGAAAAAAAATAAAGG
- a CDS encoding HU family DNA-binding protein: protein MNKAEFVELVQASGEYKTKVEAEAAIKAFTEAVTTALVKKEDVSLVGFGSFSAALQKGKSGKVPGTNKTYTTQDKMVPKFKAGKGLKDRVAAGK, encoded by the coding sequence ATGAATAAAGCTGAGTTTGTAGAACTAGTTCAAGCAAGTGGTGAGTATAAAACTAAAGTAGAAGCTGAAGCAGCAATTAAAGCATTTACTGAAGCAGTTACAACTGCATTAGTAAAAAAAGAAGACGTTTCTTTAGTTGGTTTTGGTAGCTTTTCTGCAGCATTACAAAAAGGTAAAAGCGGTAAAGTTCCAGGTACTAATAAAACTTACACAACTCAAGATAAAATGGTTCCAAAATTTAAAGCTGGTAAAGGTCTTAAAGACCGCGTTGCAGCTGGTAAATAA
- a CDS encoding nitroreductase yields MSNVYEVINSRSSKRSYLPKPVPKDIQEKILKAAAQTPSGANMQPWVTYAISDEAVLKKIGDAVIKAMDDGVENDQFIQYYPINWKNPYKKRRIVTGAGLYQLMGVDRKDNETRIEMWKDNFRWFGAKTVFFVFTDKANIDDSQGVLIDCGAYMQSIMLLAKEEGLDTCPQGSTTEFGRIIARELDVPENLALLYSVVIGYEDKEAKINTYQPERVELSENVVFI; encoded by the coding sequence ATGTCAAATGTTTACGAAGTTATAAATTCAAGATCTTCAAAAAGGTCTTATCTTCCAAAACCGGTTCCAAAAGATATTCAAGAAAAAATTTTAAAAGCAGCAGCTCAAACACCAAGCGGTGCTAATATGCAGCCATGGGTTACTTACGCTATCAGTGATGAAGCTGTATTGAAAAAAATTGGAGATGCCGTAATAAAAGCTATGGATGATGGTGTTGAGAATGACCAGTTTATACAATATTATCCGATTAATTGGAAAAACCCTTACAAAAAAAGACGTATAGTTACGGGTGCGGGTCTATACCAACTTATGGGAGTAGATAGAAAAGACAACGAGACTCGTATAGAGATGTGGAAAGACAACTTTAGATGGTTTGGGGCAAAAACGGTATTTTTCGTATTTACCGATAAAGCAAATATTGATGATTCCCAAGGCGTACTTATAGATTGTGGTGCGTATATGCAGTCTATTATGCTTTTAGCCAAAGAGGAAGGGTTAGACACTTGTCCACAAGGCTCTACAACGGAGTTTGGACGTATAATCGCTCGCGAGTTAGATGTGCCTGAGAACTTGGCACTTCTTTACAGTGTAGTTATAGGATATGAGGATAAAGAAGCTAAGATAAATACTTATCAGCCTGAGAGAGTTGAGCTTTCAGAAAACGTGGTTTTTATTTAA
- a CDS encoding XRE family transcriptional regulator, with product MQINDLFNILHNSIESQNKGRKISLKDMAKSLGISMRTYQDWKLGRAKPQAASVVIKMLGELEDDEIIRAVRKINKL from the coding sequence ATGCAAATTAATGATCTGTTTAATATTCTTCATAATTCAATCGAATCCCAAAACAAAGGGAGAAAAATATCTTTAAAAGATATGGCTAAATCTCTTGGGATATCTATGCGTACATATCAAGACTGGAAACTAGGGCGTGCCAAACCTCAAGCTGCATCGGTCGTTATAAAAATGCTTGGAGAATTAGAAGATGATGAAATCATTAGAGCTGTTAGAAAGATAAATAAACTTTAG
- a CDS encoding peptidylprolyl isomerase, with translation MKLVTPFSLKKVAFSMAILSTLAAANTLVTVNGKAITQQEVDSELMQATQGRFNQVPADKQQQLRSQVLEQLVAKELIFEDAKKTGVMESQDFKDEYAKVIERVKKELAIQVWQKRELDKVNVSNKEVKKYYDDNKEEFDEKESVHARHILVKTENEAKDIVKQLKGLSGKNLENKFIDLAKSKSTGPSGPKGGDLGYFAQGQMVPEFNKEVFSMKVGTISNPVKTQFGHHVIYLQDKKASKTRAFTEVKPFIEQRLKMEKFKSVMQTKMMALKNKATIK, from the coding sequence ATGAAATTAGTAACCCCGTTCTCTTTGAAAAAAGTTGCATTCTCAATGGCAATTTTATCGACACTTGCTGCAGCAAATACATTGGTAACAGTAAATGGTAAAGCTATCACTCAACAAGAGGTAGATTCTGAATTAATGCAGGCTACTCAGGGTAGATTTAATCAAGTTCCGGCTGATAAGCAACAACAACTTCGTTCACAAGTACTTGAACAGTTAGTAGCTAAAGAGTTGATTTTTGAAGATGCTAAAAAAACCGGTGTAATGGAGTCGCAGGATTTTAAAGATGAATATGCCAAAGTGATTGAGAGAGTTAAAAAAGAACTTGCTATTCAAGTTTGGCAAAAAAGAGAGCTTGATAAAGTTAACGTTTCAAATAAAGAAGTTAAAAAATATTATGACGACAATAAAGAAGAGTTTGACGAAAAAGAGTCTGTTCATGCTCGCCATATTCTAGTAAAAACAGAAAATGAAGCTAAAGATATAGTAAAACAACTTAAAGGTCTTAGCGGTAAAAATTTAGAAAATAAATTTATTGATTTAGCTAAATCAAAATCAACTGGACCTAGCGGACCTAAAGGTGGAGATTTAGGTTATTTTGCACAAGGTCAAATGGTTCCTGAATTTAACAAAGAAGTATTTTCTATGAAAGTAGGAACGATTTCTAATCCCGTAAAAACTCAGTTTGGACACCACGTAATCTACCTTCAAGATAAAAAAGCTTCTAAAACTCGTGCATTTACTGAAGTAAAACCTTTTATTGAACAACGCCTGAAAATGGAAAAATTCAAATCAGTAATGCAGACTAAAATGATGGCACTAAAAAATAAAGCTACGATAAAATAA
- the nth gene encoding endonuclease III has translation MKKVKKATKKEISEIHKRFVDRYSDAVTELDYKNAYELVIAVALSAQCTDKRVNVITPALFEKYPDAKTLADADIEDIKELIKSCSFFNNKAKNLLAMAKTVVEEFEGEIPMNEKDLQRLAGVGQKTANVVMIEYTGANLMAVDTHVFRVSHRLGLSDDKTALATEATLVKKFKNDLHALHQGMVLFGRYICKAKNPKCAECFLTDMCKTTESFKV, from the coding sequence ATGAAAAAAGTAAAAAAAGCGACAAAAAAAGAGATTAGTGAAATTCACAAACGATTTGTTGATAGATACAGTGATGCAGTAACGGAACTTGATTATAAAAATGCATATGAACTGGTTATTGCCGTAGCACTATCGGCTCAATGTACGGATAAACGTGTAAATGTAATTACGCCTGCTTTATTTGAAAAATACCCTGATGCAAAAACACTTGCTGATGCAGATATAGAAGATATAAAAGAACTTATAAAATCATGTTCTTTTTTTAACAATAAAGCCAAAAATTTACTTGCTATGGCAAAAACCGTTGTTGAAGAGTTTGAGGGCGAAATTCCAATGAATGAAAAAGACTTGCAGCGTCTTGCAGGTGTTGGACAAAAAACTGCAAATGTCGTAATGATAGAATACACAGGGGCAAACTTGATGGCAGTCGATACACATGTATTTCGCGTATCGCATCGTTTGGGTCTGAGTGATGACAAAACGGCACTTGCTACTGAAGCTACACTTGTAAAAAAGTTTAAAAACGACTTGCATGCACTGCATCAGGGTATGGTTTTATTTGGTCGGTACATATGCAAAGCTAAAAATCCAAAGTGTGCTGAGTGCTTTTTAACCGATATGTGTAAAACGACTGAGAGCTTTAAGGTATGA
- a CDS encoding 1-aminocyclopropane-1-carboxylate deaminase has translation MKPTPIDKIIIDGRTFYVKRDDLVDPHLSGNKFRKLHKLLQTPKENLNKIISYGGTQSNAMLAIAKMCYLKKWEFIYYTKPLSTSQRQQQVGNYFEAIKLGMKHIEIDNELYKDEIANIRFNLDAKTYIVDQGGAVKEAEEGLEVLANEIREQNIGVKSLATPSGTGTTALFLAKSLPEYRIYTTPCVGDVEYLKAQMLSLVDELPKNLVILKPKKKYHFAKLYPNFLDIYNKVLDAKIEFDLLYAPGMWEALLEHTKEEVLYIHSGGVTGNKSMLARYFK, from the coding sequence ATGAAGCCTACGCCTATTGATAAAATAATTATCGATGGGCGTACTTTTTATGTAAAACGTGACGACTTAGTAGATCCGCATCTAAGCGGTAATAAATTTCGTAAACTTCATAAACTCCTACAAACCCCAAAAGAAAATCTAAATAAAATCATCTCTTACGGTGGAACTCAATCAAATGCGATGTTGGCTATTGCCAAGATGTGTTATTTGAAAAAATGGGAGTTTATATACTACACAAAACCTCTCTCTACTTCTCAAAGACAACAACAAGTCGGAAACTATTTTGAAGCTATAAAACTGGGTATGAAACATATTGAAATAGATAATGAACTATATAAAGACGAAATAGCCAATATTAGATTTAACCTTGATGCAAAAACATATATAGTCGATCAAGGGGGAGCAGTTAAAGAAGCAGAGGAGGGTCTTGAAGTCTTGGCAAATGAGATAAGAGAACAAAATATAGGGGTTAAATCTTTGGCAACTCCAAGCGGAACAGGTACGACTGCTTTATTTTTGGCAAAGAGTCTTCCTGAATATAGAATTTATACAACACCTTGTGTCGGAGATGTAGAGTATTTGAAAGCACAGATGCTCTCTTTAGTAGATGAATTGCCGAAAAATTTAGTTATTTTAAAACCAAAAAAGAAGTATCATTTTGCAAAACTCTATCCTAATTTTTTAGATATATATAATAAGGTGTTGGATGCTAAAATTGAGTTTGATTTGTTGTATGCACCGGGAATGTGGGAGGCACTGCTAGAACATACAAAAGAAGAGGTTTTGTATATTCACAGCGGTGGAGTAACGGGAAATAAAAGTATGTTGGCGAGATACTTTAAATAA